Proteins encoded together in one Impatiens glandulifera chromosome 1, dImpGla2.1, whole genome shotgun sequence window:
- the LOC124910033 gene encoding putative receptor-like protein kinase At3g47110: protein MRFWLVLQQLTLIIIIIVSTTDALNNNETDHAALLAMKSKILDPFGGGTLSSWNESSHFCNWEGVFCGKRHKRVTIIHLSSLGLSGTLSPHVGNLTFLRQLWLDNNTFHGEIPSEIGGLYRLETLVLETNSFQGRIPASLSRCSNLMRLRFGYNNLVGTIPQEFSSLSMIKVISVHYNNLTGGIPKSLGNITSLEVFSAGANLFGGTIPNNLGQLKKLVFLSLGGNQISGMIPSSLYNLSNLNFLSLSFNDLHGSLPPYFGNMFPHLEKLQLQVNNFNGQLPNSIGNLTKAVELVFAYNEFSGKLAVDFSKLVNLVTLHLHFNYLGDFDEMHFLESLTNCSSLEKLNAAVNELRGVLPDFVGNLSSNMHFFSLSANHLQGRIPQTIGNLINLSYLSLFNNRFTGPIPSTIGKLQNLQRISLGQNQLSGTIPDSIGNLSLVYDLDFSNNNLEGTIPSSIDNCQSLISLNLTQNNLSGTIPNELFQVSSLSIFLDLSHNHLSGRLPSEIGELKSLVALDISNNNLSGEIPGSVSSCTSLEFLFLQGNMLQGSIPMSMEFMRGLQILDLSSNNLSGQIPTFLEKLPLINLNLSNNDFNGELPLHGVFANISAVSVYGNDKLCGGIPSLQLPRCPVKKLNRNFFFSSKRIYAIVGASILGILIIISSLLFYIRKRKMESTTLELLPKESFVQISYGELLNATDGFSSSNLIGAGGFGFVYRGVLDQIGDVAIKVLDLVNPGATRSFIAECKALKNIRHRNLVKIVTCCSSIDFQGNEFKALVYELMMNGNLEKWLHPSEETSRPEFNLLQRLRVAIDVAYALDYLHYQCEPTIIHCDLKPSNILLDQQMVTHVGDFGLARLFHPEIGISHHSSSMGVLGTVGYAAPEYGLGSEMSMKGDVYSYGVLLLEMLTGKRPTDLMFVDGLNIRIFASQVLTGNAIEIVMDPAILKSDIVNGQRDHCLIAMVKIGLACSEELPQNRICMTDVVRELQQIKKAMCK, encoded by the exons atgagGTTCTGGTTGGTGCTACAACAATTGACactcatcataataataatagtcaGTACTACTGATGCTCTTAATAATAACGAAACTGATCATGCCGCACTATTGGCTATGAAGTCCAAGATCCTGGACCCTTTTGGTGGGGGAACTTTGAGTTCATGGAATGAGTCTTCCCATTTCTGCAATTGGGAAGGTGTGTTCTGCGGTAAAAGGCACAAGAGGGTCACTATCATTCATCTAAGCTCTTTGGGTTTGTCGGGCACCTTGTCTCCTCATGTAGGAAATCTCACCTTTCTTAGACAATTGTGGCTAGACAACAATACTTTCCATGGGGAAATACCAAGTGAAATAGGTGGCTTGTACAGGCTGGAAACATTGGTGCTCGAAACGAACAGTTTCCAGGGCAGGATTCCTGCCAGCTTGTCGCGCTGCTCTAACCTCATGCGTCTAAGGTTTGGGTACAATAATCTGGTGGGAACCATCCCCCAAGAATTTAGCTCCTTGTCGATGATCAAGGTGATCTCCGTACATTATAACAATTTAACTGGAGGAATTCCAAAATCTCTGGGCAATATCACATCTCTTGAAGTATTCTCTGCTGGAGCTAATCTCTTTGGTGGAACTATTCCAAATAACTTGGGGCAATTAAAGAAGCTCGTATTTCTTTCATTGGGTGGTAATCAGATCTCTGGTATGATCCCTTCATCATTGTATAACCTCTCCAACttgaattttttatctttatcattTAATGATCTTCACGGTAGTCTTCCGCCCTACTTTGGCAACATGTTCCCGCATTTGGAAAAGCTTCAACTCCAAGTTAACAACTTTAACGGACAACTTCCAAATTCAATAGGGAATCTTACCAAAGCCGTGGAACTAGTTTTTGCCTATAACGAATTCAGTGGGAAACTAGCAGTTGATTTCAGCAAACTAGTGAATCTCGTGACTCTTCATTTACATTTTAACTATTTAGGGGATTTTGACGAAATGCATTTCCTCGAGTCGCTTACTAATTGCAGCAGTTTGGAAAAATTGAACGCAGCTGTCAACGAGTTAAGAGGAGTGCTTCCCGATTTTGTAGGGAATCTATCATCAAATATGCATTTCTTCTCCCTTTCTGCAAACCACCTGCAAGGCAGGATTCCTCAAACCATCGGAAACCTTATTAACTTGTCTTATTTAAGCTTGTTTAATAACAGATTCACTGGGCCGATACCTAGTACCATAGGTAAACTTCAAAATTTGCAGAGAATTTCCCTCGGACAAAATCAGCTTTCTGGTACTATTCCGGATTCAATTGGGAATCTTTCTTTGGTGTATGATCTTGATTTCAGTAACAATAACCTAGAGGGGACGATACCTTCCAGTATTGACAACTGCCAAAGCTTAATATCATTGAATCTTACACAAAACAACCTGAGTGGAACCATTCCCAATGAACTTTTCCAAGTTTCATCTCTATCCATTTTTCTCGACTTATCTCACAATCACCTGTCCGGTCGACTTCCTTCAGAGATTGGAGAACTCAAAAGTTTGGTGGCGTTGGATATCTCTAATAATAACTTGTCCGGTGAGATTCCTGGCAGTGTAAGCAGTTGTACAAGCCTCGAATTCCTATTCCTGCAAGGAAACATGCTCCAAGGATCTATTCCCATGTCGATGGAGTTCATGAGAGGACTTCAAATCCTTGACCTATCGAGCAATAATCTATCGGGACAAATCCCAACTTTCTTGGAGAAACTTCCGTTGATCAACCTTAACTTGTCCAACAATGATTTCAATGGAGAATTGCCTTTACACGGGGTTTTTGCAAACATAAGTGCAGTATCCGTGTATGGGAACGATAAGTTATGCGGCGGAATACCTTCTCTACAACTTCCAAGATGTCCGGTCAAGAAACTGAATCGTAACTTCTTCTTTTCATCCAAACGCATCTATGCAATCGTGGGTGCTTCAATACTAGGAATACTAATCATAATTTCAAGCTTGTTGTTTTACATTCGGAAAAGGAAAATGGAATCCACCACTTTGGAATTGCTTCCCAAGGAGTCTTTCGTGCAAATATCCTACGGCGAGCTCCTCAATGCAACAGATGGGTTCTCTTCCAGCAATTTGATTGGGGCTGGCGGTTTCGGCTTTGTATACAGAGGAGTTCTTGATCAGATCGGAGATGTTGCAATCAAAGTACTTGACCTTGTAAACCCAGGTGCCACGAGAAGCTTCATTGCAGAATGTAAAGCGTTAAAGAACATTAGACACCGGAACCTGGTCAAGATCGTAACATGTTGTTCAAGCATTGATTTTCAAGGTAACGAATTCAAAGCTTTAGTTTACGAACTCATGATGAATGGGAATCTTGAGAAATGGTTGCACCCATCTGAAGAAACTAGTAGACCTGAGTTCAATCTACTCCAGCGTTTAAGAGTTGCGATTGATGTGGCTTATGCACTTGATTACCTTCATTATCAGTGCGAACCCACAATTATTCATTGTGATCTGAAGCCAAGTAACATCCTTCTTGACCAACAAATGGTTACACATGTTGGAGATTTTGGACTGGCCAGACTTTTTCATCCAGAAATAGGTATTTCCCATCACAGTAGTTCGATGGGAGTGTTGGGCACAGTCGGATATGCAGCACCAG AGTACGGTCTTGGAAGTGAAATGTCGATGAAAGGAGATGTTTATAGTTACGGAGTTTTATTGCTAGAGATGTTAACGGGAAAGAGGCCTACTGATTTAATGTTTGTGGATGGTCTTAACATTCGTATATTTGCTAGTCAAGTCTTGACAGGAAATGCAATTGAGATTGTAATGGATCCGGCAATTTTAAAAAGTGACATTGTTAATGGTCAGAGGGACCATTGTTTAATAGCAATGGTGAAGATTGGGTTGGCTTGCTCTGAAGAACTACCCCAAAATAGGATTTGCATGACCGATGTTGTTAGAGAGCTGCAACAAATAAAAAAGGCCATGTGCAAGTAA